In the genome of cyanobacterium endosymbiont of Braarudosphaera bigelowii, one region contains:
- a CDS encoding TRC40/GET3/ArsA family transport-energizing ATPase: protein MRVILMTGKGGVGKTSVAAATGMKCAELGYKTLVLSTDPAHSLADSFDLELGHKPVAIRPKLWGAELDALMELEGNWGAVKRYITQVLQARGLDGVQAEELAILPGMDEIFGLVRMKRHHDEGEYDVLIIDSAPTGTALRLLSIPEVGGWYMRRFYKPLQGMSVALRPLVEPLFKPIAGFSLPDKEVMDAPYEFYEQIEALEKVLTNNKQTSVRLVTNPEKMVIKESLRAHAYLSLYNVSTDLVIANRIIPDTVNDSFFEKWKNSQSIYKQEIHNNFHPLPVKEVPLFSQELCGMESLERLKEILYKDEDPTQVYYQEDTIRIIKEKDICSLELYLPGIPKEQIQLNKTGDELNIRIGNHRRNLVLPKSLASLNPSGAKMENDYLKISFVNMTSNYS, encoded by the coding sequence ATGCGTGTAATTTTGATGACTGGTAAAGGAGGAGTTGGTAAAACCTCTGTTGCTGCTGCAACTGGTATGAAATGTGCTGAATTAGGGTACAAAACTTTAGTATTAAGTACAGATCCTGCTCATTCCTTAGCTGATAGTTTTGATTTGGAGCTAGGACATAAACCTGTTGCAATTCGTCCTAAACTATGGGGAGCCGAATTAGATGCTCTCATGGAACTAGAGGGAAATTGGGGAGCCGTAAAAAGATATATTACTCAAGTTTTACAAGCTAGGGGTCTGGATGGAGTACAAGCAGAAGAATTAGCTATACTACCAGGAATGGATGAAATTTTTGGATTAGTAAGAATGAAACGCCATCATGATGAAGGCGAATATGATGTTTTAATTATTGACTCTGCACCTACAGGAACTGCATTAAGATTATTAAGCATTCCTGAAGTTGGGGGATGGTATATGAGAAGATTTTATAAGCCTTTACAAGGAATGTCTGTTGCTTTACGGCCTTTAGTAGAACCACTTTTTAAACCAATTGCTGGATTTTCACTACCTGATAAAGAAGTTATGGATGCACCTTATGAATTTTATGAACAAATCGAAGCTTTAGAAAAAGTTTTAACAAATAATAAACAAACTTCCGTTAGATTAGTTACTAATCCTGAAAAAATGGTAATCAAAGAATCGTTGAGAGCACATGCTTATTTAAGTTTGTATAATGTTTCTACTGATCTAGTAATTGCTAATAGAATTATTCCTGATACAGTTAATGATTCTTTCTTTGAAAAATGGAAAAATAGCCAGAGTATCTACAAACAAGAAATTCACAATAACTTTCATCCTTTACCTGTTAAAGAAGTTCCCTTATTTTCACAGGAATTATGCGGAATGGAATCATTAGAAAGATTAAAAGAAATACTTTATAAAGATGAAGATCCAACTCAAGTTTATTACCAAGAAGATACCATTCGTATAATCAAAGAAAAGGATATCTGTAGTTTAGAATTATATTTACCAGGAATTCCGAAAGAACAGATTCAACTTAATAAAACTGGGGATGAACTAAATATTAGAATCGGTAATCATAGACGTAACCTCGTTCTACCAAAATCTTTAGCTTCTCTTAATCCCTCAGGAGCTAAAATGGAAAACGATTATTTAAAAATTTCTTTTGTTAATATGACTAGCAATTATAGTTGA